The Sphaerochaeta globosa str. Buddy region TGATCGAGCGCTGCGAGACGATCATCGACAGGGCAGAGGATGAGCTTCAGTTGATAGCGGATGCGGAGTTCCGCGCCCTGCTCAGATGGCGCCATTTCTTTCACCGCTCGTGGCGTGAGATCGCCAGCGAGTATCCCAACCGCCCCTCGGCCGATGCGATCAAGAAACGCTACCAGCGCTTTTGCACCGAGTATGGCATCGAGGTCAACGATGAGGAGGTCCGCTTGGGAACCTTCGTGAAGGAGGCATATGCCTATGGAGCCTCGTGAGTATTGCGAGCTGTTCTTCGGTCCGCTGTCGCCCGATGACAACATCACCCTTTCCTGGCTCGTCGGCAAGCGTTGCCGCAGCAAACGATTCAAACGGAAGGATCTGGATGCGTTCGTCGAAAAGGCTCTGAAGCTGGGAGAGCAGCATAACACCTTCTACAGCTGCGCTCCGACGAATCTGCCATTGGAGAGCACCGCCAGGGGATCGAACGAGCAGGTGACGGCCATGTTGGCCTTCCATTTCGACATCGACCTGCTCAGCCTGGCCGCCCACGTCAAGCGCGAGCTGCCTGAGAGTGAGGAGGAGATCAAGGCCTTCGTAAACGAGGAGCTGCCTAAGCCGACGGCGATCATCTTCAGTGGCCACGGGGTGCACCTTATCTACATCCTCGCCGTACCGATATGCATCACCGACGAGGTATCGCGTAGGCGTGCGATCGAGTTGCAGCAGGCGTTCTTCCGCTATGTGAGTGCCAAGGCATCAGAGCGTGGCTGGAAGATCGACAATTGCAGCGACCTTGCCAGGATGCTGCGCTTTCCCGGTACGATGAACCTCAAGGACAGTGAGCACCCGGTGCGCTGTGAGATAAGGGAGATGGACGGGCATCTGTATACTTTGGAAGAGCTGAAGCCCTACCTGGTGTTCGCTGATGCCAAAGAAGCCCCTCTGGCCTCGCCAGTGCCCCAGAAGGGTGAAAAGGCGTATCCTGATGCTCTCGAGGCTTCTCGCATCTATGAAGGGTGTGCTGTCATCAGGGATCTGATGGAGCACCCCGAGAAACAGACCGAGCCGCTATGGAAAGCATCACTGGACAACCTTTGCCTGGCATCGGATGGAGTACAGGCGTGCCACGAGTTCAGCCAGGGCTATGGAGGCTATTCGTTCGAGGAGACCGAGCGCAAGATCGCCCATGCCCTAAAGAGCCGCAAGCCGTGCACGTGTGAGCATTTTCGCACACTCGGTGCCGACTGCCCCGAAGGCGGTTGTGGCGTCAAGGCTCCCATCGTATTCGCCCTTCCCACCGCTTGGGATCGGATCCAGAGCCTGCTTGGCCATGAGAAGCTGGATCCGGCGATGTTTCTGGATGAGGGCAATAGGGAGCTGCTGGCAATTGCGATGGACCGGTATCCCACCGAGTACGCCTATCTGAAGATGAAGCTGAAGAAAGCCGGATTTGGCCTGCGCGATATCGAGCGGGCGGTCAAGCAGACCAGGGCGCTCCTATACCAAGCGAACGCCGAGGAAGATTTCACCGTTGAATCGTGCGAGATCGAAATTGAGGGCTTGGACCTTGGTGGGATGATGGATCCTCCGGGTTACCGTGTGGATATGGAGGAGGGCGTGCGGTCATTCCACGAATTCAAGGGAGAGATGCAGTGCACCGAGTTGTGCAGCCGACCGGTCGTGATCACGCGCATCATGGAGAATGTCGACACCGGCTGCGAGCGCATGGAGCTCGCATTCTGGCGTAGTGGCCGCATCAAGCACCTGATCGCACAGCGCTCTGAGCTGCTGAACAAGAACTCGCTGGTAAAGTATGCGGATACCGGCCTTCCGGTAACCTCGAGCAACAGCGAGGGGATGGTGATGTACTTCAATTCCTTCGAGGTTGCCAACCAGGAGCTGATCCCGCTCTCGCGCAGCCTGGGTCGCATCGGGTGGCTCTCCGGCTTCAAGGAATTCTATCCCTGTCATTATCAGGGACAGATCGTCTTCGAGGATGCCGATCAGGACCTGGTCAAGGCGATCGGTGAGCAAGGCGACTACGAGCTATGGAAACAGACCGCGATGAAACTGAGGGAGAATCCCATCGCCCGGGCGATGCTGAATGCTGCGGCGGCCTCGGTGCTGCTTGAGCCCTTGAAGCTGAGGATCTTCATCCTGCACAGCTGGTTCTCATCGCGTAGCGGCAAGACGGCCGCCTTGAAGTTCGCACTCTCCTTCTGGGGGGATCCGATGAAGATGATCGGCAACTTCAACAGTACTGCTGTCGGCTTGGAACGTCGTGCTGGCATGCTCAAGCACCTGCCGCTGGGAATCGATGAGCTGCAGCAGATGGCACGAAATCTCACCCCGGCGATGGCGGTCTACCAGTTGGGAAACGGTCAGGGCAAGACCCGGGGCATGAAGAACGGAGGATTGCAGGAGACATTAACCTGGCGAAACAGCATCATGACCACCGGAGAAGAGCCGCTGAGCAGCGAGAATTCCATGGACGGGGTGATCAGCCGTGCGATCGAGCTCTACGGGGCCCCGATCGACGACCCCGAGTTCGGCCGCATGGTGCACCAAGTGAGTGAAGCCAATTATGGATTCGCCGGAAAGATCTACATCAGGCATCTGATCGACCACGTGATCTCCGAGAAGGGAAAACTGGAATCCGACTACCATGATTTGCGAGCCCGGCTCAAGGAGGCTTTCGATGCCAAGGATCTGGGCGAAGCAGGGGTGCACCTGGACAGTGTCGCTGTCATGTGTCTTGCCGATCTGTATGGTGCACAGTGCCTCTATGGCGAAGCAACATTCCCGATTGAGACGATCATCAAGGATGTGATCGATATGGGAGTGGCGGTGCTGGTGAATGTGAAGGAGCAGGAAAAGGAAGACAGTATCGAACGGGCATGGAGCTTCGTACAGGGGTGGGTGGCCTCCAACCGCAACTGCTTCAAGCCCCATGCCACCCCACGGTATGGAAAACTGGAGAGGGATGGGGTGTACATCACCATCAACATCCTCAGGGAGGCTATGGAAAGGGCCGGGTATTCGTATGCCAAATGCGTCAGGGGCTTTGTGGATCGGGATCACCTGAAACTCTTCCAGGACGGATCGAAAAAGGGCACGCACCAGTGTCAGAAAAAGATCAACGGCGTGAACAACCGAGTGGTGTGTGCCAACATCGAGGTGGGTGATGTCGAGGATGATTGCTCGGAATTTCTCGAGGCGGGTGAGAGCTTTTTCACCCGCAAACGGATGGGGTAACGAAGTAACACCGAATTTTCACATATACCCATGCTATAGGAGAAAAAAAAGATGAGGGGTGCCACACGCCACGCCACAGGTGGAAATTGGCGGGTGGGAGTATACTTCTTTATTTCCCTATACGAGCATATCGATTATACGTTACTTATGTTACCTATAGGATACCATCAGTATAATTGCTTTCAATAGAATTACATGGACAAGGTAACGTTGTGGTAGCATACCAGCCTTTCAGAGTTACCTTTTTGGGGATTTGGGCGGCCTGAGCCCCGGTGGCGGAACTCGTGTGGTTTCAGCCCGACTCGGCACGCCATCCGATCCGTCACACGACAAAGGCCTTTCCCTGCGGGTAACACCCGATGGTACCGCTGGGGAGGCCTTTTACGTTACGCCTCTGGGGGCACGGACTAATCAACACACACAACAACAGGAGACAGACACAGTATGTTCATCAAGGCATTCAACAAGGATTTGAAAGGATATGGAGGGTTTCAGTTTGCGGTGGGGGAAACCTACACCACAGAACAGGAGCACCCCTGGGATTGGTTCCATTATGGGGATAAGGCGAGCACGACGCTTTGCTTTTATCACAAGCCGGACTCACGCTTCTGTGAGGTGCAGCCGCTGGGCAAGATCTACAAGATGCGCCAGCGCGATTGCATCCGCATCACCGCCCATAGCAGCAACTCACTGAAGATCGTCAGGGAGCTGAGCCGCGACGAGGTATACGCCATGCTGCTACAGGAGAATTGCCCGTGGTGGCTCACCAACTGCCTGATGCCGCCGTTTGAGGTGATGGCACAGTACGGCAACCGCATACGCGGCAAGTGGGTGATCGGGGAG contains the following coding sequences:
- a CDS encoding DUF927 domain-containing protein: MHLIYILAVPICITDEVSRRRAIELQQAFFRYVSAKASERGWKIDNCSDLARMLRFPGTMNLKDSEHPVRCEIREMDGHLYTLEELKPYLVFADAKEAPLASPVPQKGEKAYPDALEASRIYEGCAVIRDLMEHPEKQTEPLWKASLDNLCLASDGVQACHEFSQGYGGYSFEETERKIAHALKSRKPCTCEHFRTLGADCPEGGCGVKAPIVFALPTAWDRIQSLLGHEKLDPAMFLDEGNRELLAIAMDRYPTEYAYLKMKLKKAGFGLRDIERAVKQTRALLYQANAEEDFTVESCEIEIEGLDLGGMMDPPGYRVDMEEGVRSFHEFKGEMQCTELCSRPVVITRIMENVDTGCERMELAFWRSGRIKHLIAQRSELLNKNSLVKYADTGLPVTSSNSEGMVMYFNSFEVANQELIPLSRSLGRIGWLSGFKEFYPCHYQGQIVFEDADQDLVKAIGEQGDYELWKQTAMKLRENPIARAMLNAAAASVLLEPLKLRIFILHSWFSSRSGKTAALKFALSFWGDPMKMIGNFNSTAVGLERRAGMLKHLPLGIDELQQMARNLTPAMAVYQLGNGQGKTRGMKNGGLQETLTWRNSIMTTGEEPLSSENSMDGVISRAIELYGAPIDDPEFGRMVHQVSEANYGFAGKIYIRHLIDHVISEKGKLESDYHDLRARLKEAFDAKDLGEAGVHLDSVAVMCLADLYGAQCLYGEATFPIETIIKDVIDMGVAVLVNVKEQEKEDSIERAWSFVQGWVASNRNCFKPHATPRYGKLERDGVYITINILREAMERAGYSYAKCVRGFVDRDHLKLFQDGSKKGTHQCQKKINGVNNRVVCANIEVGDVEDDCSEFLEAGESFFTRKRMG
- a CDS encoding DUF7666 domain-containing protein, with translation MFIKAFNKDLKGYGGFQFAVGETYTTEQEHPWDWFHYGDKASTTLCFYHKPDSRFCEVQPLGKIYKMRQRDCIRITAHSSNSLKIVRELSRDEVYAMLLQENCPWWLTNCLMPPFEVMAQYGNRIRGKWVIGEIIKDRDDFTLEQKYALLPKKYHAKARYHDMTLSIIKLHQQRAGA